The Priestia koreensis genomic interval CTTTGTACTCATCGTCAGTTGCTGGTACTTTGATTTCGCCTTTAAGAATCTTTTGTTGGTACTCATCTACTGCTTTTAACGTGTCTTCAGTAAGATTGTCTTTTGTTGGAGCGATTCCAACGCCATCTTCTTCAAGACCGAATACTACTTCTTTACCACCAGGGAATTTTCCATCCATTGCTTCTTGCGTTACTTCTTGAACCGCTACGTCTACACGTTTAACCATTGAAGTTAACGTTACGTTTTCAGGCATACCTTCTTCATGTTGGTCACGGTCAACACCAATTACCCATACATCTTGACCTTTTTTCTTACGGTTTTTCGCTTCAGTGAACACACCATTACCTGTACCACCAGCTGCATGATAAATAATATCAGCGCCTTGCTCGTACATTGTTGCTGCAATTGATGAACCTTTTTCTGGAGCATTGAAGTCACCAGCGTATTGAACCACTACTTCAGCTTTTGGATTAACTGATTTTACACCAGCTTTAAATCCGCTTTCGAATTTTTTAATTAACGGAGAGTCTACTCCACCAATGAAACCGACTTTGTTTGTTTTCGTTTGCTTTGCTGCAGCTACACCCACTAAGAATGAACCAACGTGCTCTTTAAATGTAATTGCCGCTACGTTATCTAATGTAACAGGATTTCCTTTTGCATCTGTTAAAATGCTGTCAACTAGGGCAAAGTTTGATTTCGGATTTTGCTCTGCTGCTTTTTGAATATCATCTTCCATTAAGAAGCCGATTCCGAATGTTAAGTCAAAGTTTGCATCTACGAATTTGCTTAAGTTTGGCTGGTAATCGTCAGCTTTTGTAGATTGAAGATATTTGTAGCCTGTTCCTTCTTCAAGACCATGCTTTTTACCAAATGCTTGTAACCCTTCCCAAGCTGATTGGTTAAATGATTTATCATCAACCCCACCTGTATCTGTAACCATCCCTACTTTAAAGTTTGAATTTTTGCCGTCTCCGCCTGCTTTTTCAGCATTGTCAGAACCACAAGCACCCAAAATTGTTCCTGCCGCTAACACTAATGATAACGCTAAACCTGCTTTAACCTTTTTCATTGATAAATGACCCCCAATTTTTTTCTAAGAATGATGGATATGCTAAAAAAAGTAACCTATTTATTACCTTTTTTTACATTCACCTCCTCAAAAGCGTTTCCAAAACCAATAAAAAATTTTCTGAAAATTTAAAGCAAACTATTAAGTTCTTTTTCTCAATACGTGGAAGCTGAATTGATCCGCTTTAAAATAGTTTAATGAATAAAGAATAGGATCGTCCTGTACATCGTAGTGCATTTGTTTCAGTGCCAAAAGTGCTGTTTCTGGGTTACACTCTAGGACTGGTGACACTTTTTCATGATAACCGATCGGCTCTATATGAGCAATCGCATATGAGATTTTTTTCCCAGCCTGTAAGTTTAATACGTCTAGTAATGATTCTAATTCACCAGAAAAATAGTTTGGGAGATATTTCCTCGGCACTCGATCCACACAGTACACAACGGGCTGTCCATCCGCAGTACGAACGCGCTCAATCATTAAAATTGAATCGCCTTCCTCACATTGAAATCGCTCTCTATCCTCTTCTGTTGCTTCTTGAATTTGAGTGGATAAAAAGATTGTTCCCGGCTTCATTCCTGCTTGCTTAATCATATCTGTGACACTGCTTAGTTGTTCAATTCCCGAACTGAACGTCGGTCTACTGTTAATAAATGTACCGACTCCGTGTCGTCTAATAATTACATTCTCTTCTTCAAGAATTCGAAGAGCCTCACGCAGCGTTGCGCGACTGACACCTAGTTGTTTCGATAAATCAAACTCAGATGGAAGGCGCTCTTTTTCTTTGTAGACACCTTCTGCAATCTTCTGCTTAATGTTATCGATTACTTGCAAATACAGATGTCGACTATCTACTTTTATAGACATATCGGTTCCCCCATACAAAAATATCTGTCATCAGACATCTGATGTTTTACGCCTATCATAACCGAAAATAATATATCATTTTTCGACAAATAAATAAATAGGTTATATTAATTTTATTAAAAAACTTTTAAAAATTTATTAATTTTCTAATAAAGTGCTACAATAACCGAACTTTACATTATATTTGTATATCTTTAATCCATTTTGTCTATTGATCTCTTTCTATCTCTACATAGAAAAAATTAGCAACTATTTTATTTCCTTTATTTATTCGCACTCTTTTCCCTAGCCCATTTTGCACTATTTACACCTAGAAATCCTCTCCTTTTAAAAAAGAAGATGAATCTTGTCATTTTCCTTTATTTTCATTTCTCCCCACGTTGCTATTTAAACGTAAACGATTACTATTACTATTTACTCACAAACATTTTAATATTTATTCCTTAATATGCATTTCCAATCGATAAAAAAAGAAGAATGAATGGAATTCACTCTTCTTTTTTGTATATTATCTGTATTATGAGCCTACTTCTTCATTTCCGTATTGTGAGATGAGAACAGCTCGTGGTTTACTTCCTTCATATGGTCCTACTACACCGCGTTGCTCCATTGCATCAATCAATCGCGCTGCACGGTTGTAGCCCACACGGAATCGACGTTGAATCATTGATACAGAAGCCGTCTGCATTTCGACTACAAGCTGTACGGCTTCGTCGTATAAATCATCATCGAAGTCATCTGTTTGTTCAGGCTCATCACTTGGAATCATGCTTTCCTGGTATTGAGCCTTTTGCTGCGAGATGACGAAATCTACTACGGTTTCTACTTCATCATCTGATAGAAATGCCCCTTGAACACGGACAGGCTTCGATGCCCCAACAGGCATGAAGAGCATGTCCCCACGGCCGAGTAGCTTCTCTGCTCCTCCCATGTCCAAAATCGTTCTTGAATCGGTTTGGGAAGACACGCTAAACGCAATACGTGAAGGGATGTTCGCTTTAATGACCCCAGTGATAACGTCAACAGATGGACGCTGCGTGGCGATAATTAAATGAATGCCGGCTGCACGAGCCATCTGCGCTAGTCGTGTGATCGCATCTTCTACGTCTGATGAAGCAACCATCATTAAATCAGCAAGCTCATCGACAATCACCACAATGTAAGGCAAGTGCGGCTGCTTCGCTTCTTCTTCTTCATTATGTCGCGTTACATATTCATTGTAGCCTTCAATATTTCTTGTACCCGTATGAGAGAATAACTCATAGCGGCGCTCCATTTCGCTTACTACTTTTTTCAATGCCTGTGATGCTTTTTTCGGATCGGTTACAACAGGAGCCAGTAAATGAGGAATTCCATTATACACGTTCAGCTCAACCATTTTAGGGTCAATCATCATCAGCTTTACTTCATGTGGCTTTGCGCGCATTAAAATACTGACGATAATTCCGTTGATACAAACACTTTTCCCACTGCCCGTTGCTCCTGCAACGAGAAGATGGGGCATTTTATTCAGTTCGGCTAGAACTGCCTCACCAGAAATATCACGACCTAACCCAACTAAAAGTTTTGAATCTGGTCGTTTATTTTGTTTTGTCTCGAGCACCTCACGGATCGATACCATTGCGACCTCTTCGTTCGGCACTTCGATCCCAACAGCTGATTTCCCAGGAATCGGTGCTTCAATTCGAATATCTTTTGCTGCAAGTGCTAGCGCCAAATCATCGCTTAAGTTCACGATTTTACTTACCTTCACTCCGACATCTGGATGCACTTCATACTTCGTAACCGCTGGACCGAGATGAACTTTCTCAACCGTTGCTTTTACGCCAAAGCTTTGAAACGTTTTTTCTAGTTTTTCCGCGTTTGCATAAATGTTTTTATGCTCTTTCGCCTGGTTGCTTTTCTTCGGTACAGCAAGAAGCGTAACGGGAGGAAGCTCGTATGACGTATTTTCCTGCTCAACAAAATTCATAATAGGTGCCGGCTTCTCTTCTACCTCTGCCTTTTCTTTCGGTGCTGCTGAAGCTTTTACAGGCGGTTCCACTTTCAACACTGGAGGAGTAGCCGAAATCGCTGCATCTTCCTCCTC includes:
- a CDS encoding GntR family transcriptional regulator, with amino-acid sequence MSIKVDSRHLYLQVIDNIKQKIAEGVYKEKERLPSEFDLSKQLGVSRATLREALRILEEENVIIRRHGVGTFINSRPTFSSGIEQLSSVTDMIKQAGMKPGTIFLSTQIQEATEEDRERFQCEEGDSILMIERVRTADGQPVVYCVDRVPRKYLPNYFSGELESLLDVLNLQAGKKISYAIAHIEPIGYHEKVSPVLECNPETALLALKQMHYDVQDDPILYSLNYFKADQFSFHVLRKRT
- a CDS encoding BMP family lipoprotein; translation: MKKVKAGLALSLVLAAGTILGACGSDNAEKAGGDGKNSNFKVGMVTDTGGVDDKSFNQSAWEGLQAFGKKHGLEEGTGYKYLQSTKADDYQPNLSKFVDANFDLTFGIGFLMEDDIQKAAEQNPKSNFALVDSILTDAKGNPVTLDNVAAITFKEHVGSFLVGVAAAKQTKTNKVGFIGGVDSPLIKKFESGFKAGVKSVNPKAEVVVQYAGDFNAPEKGSSIAATMYEQGADIIYHAAGGTGNGVFTEAKNRKKKGQDVWVIGVDRDQHEEGMPENVTLTSMVKRVDVAVQEVTQEAMDGKFPGGKEVVFGLEEDGVGIAPTKDNLTEDTLKAVDEYQQKILKGEIKVPATDDEYKEFESTLK
- a CDS encoding DNA translocase FtsK; protein product: MAKKKQRKRSEAKKEEWKKILQYELIGLFLFALACIGMAELGVVGETLVLFIRFFTGEWYMLNLIGLLIVAVYIIWKRQRPSFVSRPLIGIYIVILAILLFSHVTLFQNLSRDGMFQDPSVIMNTWDLFWLEAQGKATGSDLGGGMIGAVMFAASYYLFDQLGTELMASILIIVGIILITGRSLQETLFRIIKPIGSFIVNEVQEGIEDMKDWLNEKKSQPKQARTPRPKRKKVKNVEPPQEEETNEQQEAPAPPPRTAGGPQIIAHFDQEEEDAAISATPPVLKVEPPVKASAAPKEKAEVEEKPAPIMNFVEQENTSYELPPVTLLAVPKKSNQAKEHKNIYANAEKLEKTFQSFGVKATVEKVHLGPAVTKYEVHPDVGVKVSKIVNLSDDLALALAAKDIRIEAPIPGKSAVGIEVPNEEVAMVSIREVLETKQNKRPDSKLLVGLGRDISGEAVLAELNKMPHLLVAGATGSGKSVCINGIIVSILMRAKPHEVKLMMIDPKMVELNVYNGIPHLLAPVVTDPKKASQALKKVVSEMERRYELFSHTGTRNIEGYNEYVTRHNEEEEAKQPHLPYIVVIVDELADLMMVASSDVEDAITRLAQMARAAGIHLIIATQRPSVDVITGVIKANIPSRIAFSVSSQTDSRTILDMGGAEKLLGRGDMLFMPVGASKPVRVQGAFLSDDEVETVVDFVISQQKAQYQESMIPSDEPEQTDDFDDDLYDEAVQLVVEMQTASVSMIQRRFRVGYNRAARLIDAMEQRGVVGPYEGSKPRAVLISQYGNEEVGS